A stretch of DNA from Candidatus Brocadia sp.:
AATCGGTGAATTACTTTAGGTGAAGAATATTTCTTTATGCGAAACCCAATAGTTCATTAGTCATTGGATGGGACTTTCAGGTCCAGATATGCAGAGAACAATGCCTCCCGGTCGTTCCGTTTTTTTACCGCATCGAGGATAGTCCGCATACTCCTTTCTATCTTTCCGGAATATACGGCATTACCATTTATCGATACATGCAAGGGTTTTTCCATGTCTACAAGTTCTTCTTCCAAATACAGGCGCAGGGCGTTGACCCCGCGAGTAGTCAGAGAAACCTCATTGTCCTTTCTTATATCCGCCTCAATGGTTGCCGTCTCAGATAATCCTTCAGACTTCATCAGATGTCCAAAAACATCCTTGTAAACCCCTGAAACCTGTCCCACCAATTGGGAAAATTCTGTTATCTCAACCCAGTAGGAAACGGGATATTTTGGAGAATCCGTGGAATATTTCACACTCTTCGGGTAGAGTGATCTTTTATGAGAATGGAACCAGGCAAGAATCTGGTCTGTTTCATTCACAGGAAACTGATGCTTCAGCTCAGGCAATTCTTTATAAACAACGTTATAGCCAAGCCTTTCCAGCCTCGAATTCGCGTCCCTTGCGGCCTCTACCGGGATGACGGTATCCCTGTCTCCATGTATGATAAAGACAGGCACTTGTATCAAGTTTACCAGCAGGGAAGGTAGCGGGCATTCACCGGCAACAGGATTTATAGCCGCAAAGAGTGAAGGATAACGAATGGCGAGATACCACACACCATGGCCACCACTTGAAAACCCTGTCAGATAGACTCTATTTGTGTCAACATGGTAATCCTGTTTAACCTTTTTGAGTACTGAAAGTACAAATCTTTCTGGCTCTTCCTTCCACCACAGCCCGGAACCATATGTAGGAGCCACGAAGATAAATTCATCCTTGCGAGCAGATGACTTTAACCATGCCATTACCTGCCCGTAACCACTGCCACCCACTCCGTGCAATGCCAGTACAACAGGCCAGGATCTGTCAGGCACGTAAGTAGGTGGTATATAGGCGAAGTATTCCCCCTTCTTTTCACCAACAGGTGCCAGTTCCCTATGTATACCCGACTGCTGAGACGTGTAGTTCTCCGGGATACGAATCCATTCTCTAACCTCATCAAAACTTGCCCCTAAATCCTCCAGTTTCTTAAGTATCTCCTCCCTTTCACCTGCACTGGTGCTTCCCAGGTATCTGCTTACCAATAATTGACCATCTGATTTTCTATCCTGTCCAAAGCAGATTGGCAAAGAAACAATCAGGACAAGAAATATAGTAATAAACGGATATCTGCGCATGATAAATAATTTTTCAGACGATTCCATGACGAGACCCTTTATAAACTCCCCTCATCATTTACGATTGGATAAACTACCTCATCCCTTAATGAATCAGCAGCAAATGACATGGCTGCTTGAATGGCGTCGCGGGTAAGACGGGGATGGGCGTCAAGAATTTGTTCGATAGTTTCACCAGCGACAAGTTCAGTAGGATGGGTCAAGCGGAGCAGACCCATTATAAATTTATTCCAAATTCATTCCGTTGCATGTATTGGGTTCGATACTTCCCCAGTCTGATTGATACCATCCCTTTTCAACACAATGCTTAAAGGAACTGTACGGCCATTGAATCGGTATTTCTGCAAAACCGTGTTTCACCGGATTATAATGGATATAATCCATGTGCTTGCGCCAATCCTGTTCATTCCTTATGAGATGTTCCCAATATCGCCTTTGCCAAACACCTCTTTCTTTTTTGGTTTGCCTTGCTTGATTCAAAATTTCTTCGATACCTGAACAAGATCGGCTAAAGTAATGTTTAATCAATCTCCATCATGTTGCGAAATCACTATCATCCTCAGGTAACCGCCAGATGCAATGTAAATGATCTGGTAACACCACGATTCCATCAATTATAAAAGGACGATTACGTTTAATGTGGGAAAAGGCCGTTCGTAAACGGGAAATGTTATCGGGTATTGTGAAAATTGGCTTTCTGTCATGAGTAATCACCGTGAAAAAGTAACAACCTCCAGGATACTATGCTCGGCGATATACCATTCGATTTATTCACCGTAGGTTGGGTGAAGCCTGTACAGAGCTTGTCGAAGGTACGTAGCATACCCAACACATCTTAAAATAGAAATGGGTATTTATTATTGATGGGTTCACTTCGTTTAACCCATCCTACATACTTTACAGTCATATTATCCAATTTCAATTCATTTTAATTTTCTATAAACTTTTATAGCATATGAATCAGACATACCAGCAACATAATCTATAATATTCAAAATATCATTATATAAATTTTCATTTTTTGTACTCTTGAATTGTTCAGGTAACAGCTCGTTAATTTTTTGCCAATGAAACGATTTACGTGAAAGCCTTTCATTTTTCTTAGAATCTCCACTTCCTATAAAATAATGAAGTAAACCACCAAGCACTTCAAAGCCTGTAGCCTCCAATTCTAAAACTGAGGCAGATTCATAAACCTTTTTTCTAACTTCGTCTGCAATTTTGCTTATTGTATCTTTTTTGTATTTTGAATCTTCAATCAAAGCCTTATCAAAATCCCCACGTAATATACCTTTCTCGTTTTTTTTGAATATATCTGCAACATCATAAATCATATTAAAGATTGCCTTGCCTCTTAAATAACCTAAACGCTCATTATCACTAGATAATTCTTTATAAAATCTATCTTGTAGATCAAGGCCTGATATTTCATTCAACAATTCTTCAGCTTTTTCAAAATCAATGCAACCTGCTCTCACACCATCTTCAAAATCAATTAATCTATAGCAAATATCATCAGCGGCTTCAGTTAAAAAAGCTAGTGGATGCCTGCACCACGTATAATCGTCCTTATTTTCACTTAAAGAGCGTAAGCCTAATTCATCTGCTATGTTTTTAAAAATTTCACGATCGGCATAAAAGAAACCATATTTCTTTTGACTTACCCGAGCAGTATTTATGTTATTTATTTTCGATTCTCTTGTATACTTTGTAAAAGCTGCAAGTGCTGTTAAAGTTAAATCAAAACCTCGATAATGCTTTTTTGTGATTGTATGAAATCCAAGGGCATTCCCTTCGACATCAACGAAATCATTCCATAGCTTATCTACATCGCCATTCTTATCATTTAGCTCAGCTTTTATATGCGAGCCAGTAGTTCTAAAAAAATCCGACATAGCTTTTTCTTCAGCATGTCCGAAAGGTGGATTTCCAATATCATGAGCCAGACAAGCAGATGAGACGATCGCACCAAAATCATGTTCATTAATGTCTTTCAAGTTATAATTATTGATTATATATTTACCTACGATTCTACCCAATGACCTTCCTACACTTGAAGTTTCTAAACTATGAGTAAGTCTCGTGTGAATAAAATCATACTTTGGCAAAGGGATAGTCTGGGTTTTATCCTGCAGTCTTCGAAAAGGATATGAGAATGAAATTCTATCAAAATCTCTTTCAAACTCACTTCTTGGGTCATTTGTTCCCTTTTTTGGACCCTCACCGCTATGTATTCTTTTTTTTGAAATTAATTGTTGCCAGTCCATATATAGAGCATACAAAAAAGTTTTTCAAACAACTAACTTCGTAGGTTGGGTTGAGTAAAGAGAAACCCAACAACTGAGACTATTCATGCCAAACTTTTAAAAATAAATCTTAGGGTGGATGTCACAAGGAGGTATGGCGCTCCTGCGAACAGGATTCTGAGAGGCTCTATGGCCTATGTCCTGACGCCCCAGGATTTCTCAACCTCGTTCCTGGTATTCGGGCCGGTGATCATCCACCCAGGAAATACTATACCCCACGTCTTACAAAGGTCAAGGATATTTTTGTTTTAAAAGAACCCACGAATAACGCTAAAGTACACGAAAGTGATTTCGTATGTTTCGCATATTTCGTGGGTAACTGAAATATTCTAATTATTGGAATTGAACCTGGTTTTTTATATTTTCTGCAATGGCCTTTCCGATGGTTGGTATCTTTACAAGATCCTCAACTGCCGCGCCTTTAATATCCTCCAACGTCTTGTATCCCGCATGATAGAGATGCCTTGCCCTCACCATTCCTATGCCTCTAAGGGACACGAGCTGAAGGAGTTCTTCCTTAATACCGTAGAAGACCCTCACCCTCAAAAAGGATAGCAGCTTTTCGGCTTCCTTCAGGCCAAAGACCTTACTTATCTCACCCGCCGAATAAAGAAGCCAATCGGAGAGTTCCACCAGCGTGCGGATATCACCAGGTCCTACTCCAAAATGGCCAACAATCGTGTCTTCCGGTACCTCAGCTATCCATTCCATCAAGAGAGAGGCCGTCTTTATCTCCGAAAGGATCTCATCTGATGGATATTTCTCGTCTTTAGGGATTAAAAGCCCATCTGCATGGGCATGATACACATCAAACATCTCTTCGTAATCTTTTTTCCTTAATCTAATCGTCATCATGTCCGGTGTGTGGGCTATCATATGGAAGAGCACAAAAGTCTCCTTCTCTCCTGGCTGACGTAAGGCGTCTCTTATGATTACTCCTGTCAGAGGGTCTATGTAAAGGTCTGAGACGCGGCGGCCAAACCGCGTGGCAATAAGACCCCTTTTCTCAGAGACCATCTCCTCGTCTTTGAGGAAGCCAACAATCTTGTTTGTTATGGATGCAAGGGAGCCAGTGCCCCTCTGATGGCCAAAAAATGTATTCCGGAGGAAATCCATTAGTTCCCGCTTGTTTCTGGCAATAACGACGGCTTCTCCATATGGATCAAACCCCGGTCTTCCTGCCCTTCCTGACATCTGCTTTATCTCCATAATGGGTATGGGTTGCATTCCGAAGCCGGATTCGTATCTCCACCAATCCCTGATAATAACCCTCCTCGATGGAAGATTTAGTCCCATCGCCAGAGTCGTGGTGGCAGTCACGATCTTTATCGTATTGGCCCTGAAGGCATCTTCCACGATCTTCCTTTGCGCCATGATAATACCTGCATGATGGAAAGCAATACCATGGCTCACACATTCGGCGAGTTTCCTGCAGAGGCGGGTCGGTTCCGGGGATACTCCTATGATTTGTTCTGAAAGTGTCTTCAGAGATGCTCTTTCCCGTTCATTTATGAATTTTGCAACATCTGATGCAACCTTATGTGCAACAGACTCTGTTGATTTCCTTGTATTTGCAAAAATGAGGGCTTGTCCGCCATCCTTTATGGTCTCAAGGCTGAGGTTTGCGACATCCAGTGCATTTTGCCTTTTTACCTGAGTTATACTGCCGTCACGAAAGGTTATGGCATCGTTGAGACGAAAATTTAGAAATCTCTGAATATCAATTATTCTTCATTCTATTTCAACAGCAAGTCCCTGGTTTGCAACCAGGGGAATAGCCTTCATTTGTCATGCTGTATCCCTCACCTTTTGTTTCTCGTGGAGATCTGACAAGCATTTCCTTTGTGCATGGAAAGGGTTGTGCCTTTTCTTCCGGGACTTCCTTCTGGGGGCTTATGAAATCAAAGTGATTTGCATATGGCTCGCGGCACAAAATATTGAATGTCTTTCTGCAAACAGATACACGCATCCCGCGACGATACCGGTGGCCGTCATCATCGGTAATTTCCTGAAACGGCCCTTTATACACAACCGCCTCTTTATGGTCCCAGCATGGCCCTTCTTTTCCCTTGTATGCTAGTACCGTGATGCTTCGGAACTCGATGCCTCGAACCGTTCGCCACGGCCTTTCATCGCGTTTGGCAATGGTAATTCCATAAAATCCGGCATCCTCAAATGCCTTCAGGAATTCGTACTCCTGAAGTGCACCCGAGATACATCCACTCCACAGTTCTGGATCCTGCTGAAGCTCCAATGGCACTGGTTCGTCTGATACAATGTCA
This window harbors:
- a CDS encoding DUF433 domain-containing protein — translated: MGLLRLTHPTELVAGETIEQILDAHPRLTRDAIQAAMSFAADSLRDEVVYPIVNDEGSL
- the dgt gene encoding dNTP triphosphohydrolase; amino-acid sequence: MDWQQLISKKRIHSGEGPKKGTNDPRSEFERDFDRISFSYPFRRLQDKTQTIPLPKYDFIHTRLTHSLETSSVGRSLGRIVGKYIINNYNLKDINEHDFGAIVSSACLAHDIGNPPFGHAEEKAMSDFFRTTGSHIKAELNDKNGDVDKLWNDFVDVEGNALGFHTITKKHYRGFDLTLTALAAFTKYTRESKINNINTARVSQKKYGFFYADREIFKNIADELGLRSLSENKDDYTWCRHPLAFLTEAADDICYRLIDFEDGVRAGCIDFEKAEELLNEISGLDLQDRFYKELSSDNERLGYLRGKAIFNMIYDVADIFKKNEKGILRGDFDKALIEDSKYKKDTISKIADEVRKKVYESASVLELEATGFEVLGGLLHYFIGSGDSKKNERLSRKSFHWQKINELLPEQFKSTKNENLYNDILNIIDYVAGMSDSYAIKVYRKLK